In the genome of Asterias amurensis chromosome 16, ASM3211899v1, one region contains:
- the LOC139948646 gene encoding reticulophagy regulator 3-like isoform X2 yields the protein MDGCCNELQDNLCGSCLRYRLCFHGDHLYSSLARNKSWTPVHPHLQSLPELCEHIAKLWVTLDRLNVKLWGFRQDYPSKFCLYVCGLCLTLAAIGHQISGTLISFIMVTGLLLWPALEYHNISGRLYQRIEPILQQLDHSIDSPRREKKLRSQQRSARARANSSDNIDSSSDSDLDEFCPSPGPSVDAALAHAATAGRYTPRSSGIFSGLSNMSKGMSLDLNTDDEFTDTEPASYMGGLSQVPSFDNTAFDQSADELEIDLPYDNEPPAPSKSSVEEENITPESSDSIKFDPTHFRESSENDNEELLVGDLEFPDVEGSSSGQSLEADKPSPVSLPPAAAMLLSHTVKSLMTDALTKLQEFGSQDEVSSASEPSQESQQQQRQASHYASGTESAKRPKLVTMDSDSAEFEMLDREELEEGKVSGEEKKDEGKTRSKSGYGIGFLTSWLSGKKE from the exons ATG GATGGCTGTTGCAACGAATTACAGGATAATCTTTGTGGCAGCTGTCTCAGGTATCGTCTTTGTTTCCATGGAGACCATTTGTACTCGAGTTTGGCCAGAAATAAGAG TTGGACACCTGTTCATCCCCATCTACAAAGTCTTCCAGAGTTGTGTGAGCATATAGCCAAGCTGTGGGTTACCCTAGACAGGCTGAATGTCAAACTATGGGGATTCCGCCAGGATTATCCCTCTAAG TTTTGCTTGTACGTGTGTGGTTTATGTTTAACACTAGCAGCCATCGGCCATCAGATCTCAGGAACTCTTATATCATTCATCATGG TTACTGGTCTTTTGCTGTGGCCAGCTTTAGAATATCACAACATCAGTGGTCGTCTTTACCAGCGTATAGAACCTATACTACAGCAGTTGGATCACAGCATTGACAGCCCACGTAGGGAGAAAAAGCTCAGAT CCCAACAGAGATCAGCAAGAGCTAGGGCTAATTCCAGCGATAACATCGATAGCAGTAGTGATAGTGACTTGGATGAATTCTGTCCCTCACCAGGCCCATCAGTAGATGCTGCATTAGCCCATGCTGCTACTGCAGGCAGATACACACCTAGATCATCTGGGATATTCAGTGGTCTCTCTAACATGTCGAAAGGCATGTCACTGGATTTAAACACGGATGATG AATTTACGGACACTGAGCCTGCAAGCTACATGGGTGGTCTTTCACAAGTGCCGTCCTTTGACAACACAGCCTTTGATCAGAGTGCTGATGAACTTGAAATAGATCTACCTTATGATAATGAACCACCAGCTCCTTCAAAATCAAGTGTAGAAGAGGAGAACATAACACCAGAGTCCTCCGACTCCATCAAGTTTGATCCCACGCATTTCCGAGAGTCCAGTGAAAATGATAACGAGGAGCTCCTGGTGGGTGATTTAGAGTTCCCTGATGTTGAAGGCAGCTCTAGTGGACAGAGTCTAGAGGCAGACAAGCCATCCCCTGTGTCTCTTCCACCTGCAGCTGCCATGCTCCTTTCTCATACAGTCAAGTCTCTAATGACAGACGCCCTGACCAAGCTTCAAGAGTTTGGGTCTCAGGATGAAGTCTCGTCAGCTTCAGAACCATCTCAAGAGTCACAACAGCAGCAAAGACAAGCATCTCATTACGCCTCAGGTACCGAGTCAGCTAAACGACCAAAACTTGTCACTATGGATTCTGATAGTGCCGAGTTTGAAATGTTGGACAGGGAAGAATTGGAAGAAGGGAAGGTGTCCGGGGAGGAGAAAAAAGATGAAGGAAAGACTAGAAGTAAAAGTGGTTATGGTATTGGCTTTCTTACATCTTGGCTCAGTGGTAAAAAGGAATAA
- the LOC139948646 gene encoding reticulophagy regulator 3-like isoform X1, whose translation MDEELEEKAKTTVKKDISESEMKAFERETEVRLREKKLREFLSPFESFIMSVQSLLVWEKPVRSAVMVLCVNGLLWMAVATNYRIIFVAAVSGIVFVSMETICTRVWPEIRVQKPDEDEEGWTPVHPHLQSLPELCEHIAKLWVTLDRLNVKLWGFRQDYPSKFCLYVCGLCLTLAAIGHQISGTLISFIMVTGLLLWPALEYHNISGRLYQRIEPILQQLDHSIDSPRREKKLRSQQRSARARANSSDNIDSSSDSDLDEFCPSPGPSVDAALAHAATAGRYTPRSSGIFSGLSNMSKGMSLDLNTDDEFTDTEPASYMGGLSQVPSFDNTAFDQSADELEIDLPYDNEPPAPSKSSVEEENITPESSDSIKFDPTHFRESSENDNEELLVGDLEFPDVEGSSSGQSLEADKPSPVSLPPAAAMLLSHTVKSLMTDALTKLQEFGSQDEVSSASEPSQESQQQQRQASHYASGTESAKRPKLVTMDSDSAEFEMLDREELEEGKVSGEEKKDEGKTRSKSGYGIGFLTSWLSGKKE comes from the exons ATGGACGAAGAATTGGAGGAGAAAGCTAAAACTACCGTCAAAAAAGACATTTCGGAGAGTGAAATGAAGGCATTTGAGCGAGAAACGGAGGTCAGATTACGAGAGAAGAAGTTGAGGGAGTTTCTTAGTCCCTTTGAGAGCTTTATTATGTCAGTGCAGAGTCTTCTTGTGTGGGAGAAACCCGTCCGAAGCGCAGTGATGGTTCTCTGTGTCAATGGTTTGTTATG GATGGCTGTTGCAACGAATTACAGGATAATCTTTGTGGCAGCTGTCTCAGGTATCGTCTTTGTTTCCATGGAGACCATTTGTACTCGAGTTTGGCCAGAAATAAGAG TCCAAAAGCCAGACGAAGACGAAGAGGG TTGGACACCTGTTCATCCCCATCTACAAAGTCTTCCAGAGTTGTGTGAGCATATAGCCAAGCTGTGGGTTACCCTAGACAGGCTGAATGTCAAACTATGGGGATTCCGCCAGGATTATCCCTCTAAG TTTTGCTTGTACGTGTGTGGTTTATGTTTAACACTAGCAGCCATCGGCCATCAGATCTCAGGAACTCTTATATCATTCATCATGG TTACTGGTCTTTTGCTGTGGCCAGCTTTAGAATATCACAACATCAGTGGTCGTCTTTACCAGCGTATAGAACCTATACTACAGCAGTTGGATCACAGCATTGACAGCCCACGTAGGGAGAAAAAGCTCAGAT CCCAACAGAGATCAGCAAGAGCTAGGGCTAATTCCAGCGATAACATCGATAGCAGTAGTGATAGTGACTTGGATGAATTCTGTCCCTCACCAGGCCCATCAGTAGATGCTGCATTAGCCCATGCTGCTACTGCAGGCAGATACACACCTAGATCATCTGGGATATTCAGTGGTCTCTCTAACATGTCGAAAGGCATGTCACTGGATTTAAACACGGATGATG AATTTACGGACACTGAGCCTGCAAGCTACATGGGTGGTCTTTCACAAGTGCCGTCCTTTGACAACACAGCCTTTGATCAGAGTGCTGATGAACTTGAAATAGATCTACCTTATGATAATGAACCACCAGCTCCTTCAAAATCAAGTGTAGAAGAGGAGAACATAACACCAGAGTCCTCCGACTCCATCAAGTTTGATCCCACGCATTTCCGAGAGTCCAGTGAAAATGATAACGAGGAGCTCCTGGTGGGTGATTTAGAGTTCCCTGATGTTGAAGGCAGCTCTAGTGGACAGAGTCTAGAGGCAGACAAGCCATCCCCTGTGTCTCTTCCACCTGCAGCTGCCATGCTCCTTTCTCATACAGTCAAGTCTCTAATGACAGACGCCCTGACCAAGCTTCAAGAGTTTGGGTCTCAGGATGAAGTCTCGTCAGCTTCAGAACCATCTCAAGAGTCACAACAGCAGCAAAGACAAGCATCTCATTACGCCTCAGGTACCGAGTCAGCTAAACGACCAAAACTTGTCACTATGGATTCTGATAGTGCCGAGTTTGAAATGTTGGACAGGGAAGAATTGGAAGAAGGGAAGGTGTCCGGGGAGGAGAAAAAAGATGAAGGAAAGACTAGAAGTAAAAGTGGTTATGGTATTGGCTTTCTTACATCTTGGCTCAGTGGTAAAAAGGAATAA
- the LOC139948647 gene encoding large ribosomal subunit protein eL43, with the protein MTLLPIVLFVLCHLGSLLKMAKRTKKVGIVGKYGTRYGASLRKMVKKIEISQHKKYTCVFCGKDAMKRKCVGIWHCKACRKVVAGGAWAYSTTAAATVRSAVRRLREMKET; encoded by the exons ATGACCTTATTACCCATCGTCCTTTTCGTTCTCTGCCATCTTGGTTCGTTATTAAAAATG GCCAAGCGTACAAAGAAGGTTGGTATCGTGGGGAAATATGGCACACGCTATGGTGCCTCCCTACGTAAAATGGTGAAGAAGATTGAGATCTCACAGCACAAGAAATACACCTGTGTCTTCTGCGGCAAG GATGCCATGAAGAGAAAGTGTGTTGGTATCTGGCACTGTAAAGCTTGCAGGAAAGTAGTTGCTGGTGGAGCATGGGCCTACAG CACAACTGCTGCAGCAACAGTCCGAAGCGCTGTCCGTCGCCTCAGGGAAATGAAGGAAACATAA